In Streptomyces sp. NBC_01314, the sequence CGCCCTCGACTCCCGGTTGCACTTCCGGGGGTACGGTCCCGACCCCGCGCATCGCTCGTTCGCGTGGGAGTACGGCGACTTGCGCGAGTCGGACGACGGCCCGACTTCCCCGGGCCGCATGTGACCTACCTCTCACCTCGCTACGGTGAGACCCAACCACCCACCCACACAGGAAGGTTCACGAGATGCACGAGTCAGACGAACTGATCAGGTCCCTGCGGGCACCCGATCAAAGAAGCTGCGGACGGGCCGCAGGCGGCATGGGAGCCGCCGCTACGGACCGCCTCGCCATGCTGGACGCCGCGTCAGAGTCCATCCGTCTGTGGTCCCCGCTGCTCATCCCCGGGCTACTCCAGACGACGCTGTACTCCCTCGCCGCGATCCGGTCCCGTACGCCCTCCCTGCCCGACGAAGAGGCGGGCCGCCGGATGCAGCACCGGCTACGGCGCTCGGAATCCTTCCTGGCCAACTTCGGGGCCGCCGGGCCGAGCGACGCCCACGCCTGGTTCATCATGGGCGAGGCCGCGCTCACGCAGTCCGTGACGAACGCGGACTTCCACGCCCACCAGCTCGGGCATCTGCTGTCCATCATCGACACCTACCCGCGCATCCGGGTGCGGGTTCTTCCCGACGACGCCAGCAACGCCGGGACGATGGAGCCGTTCAGCATCCATGCCCTCGCGGACGGCCCCCGGGTGGGACACCTGGAATCGATCGTGGGTGGTTGGTACACCACCAGGGCGGAGGACGTCACCCGTCTGTACTCTGCGTTCTCGGTGCTGGGTAAGTCGGCACTGGAACCGAACGAGACCCGGAGAGTGATCGAAGCGTGTCTGAACGAATGCAGGGCCAGAAGTGGCACGGAGCGCAGTTCGTCAAGTCGAGTCACAGCGACCCCGACAATTGCGTGTTCGTCGCCCGCCCCACGGGAGTTGCCCCCGTCGCCGTGAAGGACGGGAAGACCCCCGACGGCCCCGCCCTGGTCATCCCGCGCGGCACCTGGTCCTCGTTCGTCCAGTGGGCCGGGCAGTAGGCCGGCGCTTTCCCCTCGCACGACGGCAGGGCGGCCCCCATCCGAACTGGGGGCCGCCCTGCGGCGTTCCACCACACCACACCGCCCCCGCAGGAAGGAAGCACCCATGAAGCGATGGGACCCCCCGGACCCTCACCGCATCCCGGAATGGCGCTCCGGGATGATCGAACACCTCAGCTCGAACGAAGGCCGCATGTCCATGCGCGCGGCCGTGGGCGCGGGCCGCTTCACGATCGTGCCCACGGTCCCGGACATGCACGGGCCCTCTGCCGACTCCGTCAGCACCGCACTGCTCACGGCCTGCGAGGCCCACCGGCTCACCCGCGCG encodes:
- a CDS encoding DUF5753 domain-containing protein, which encodes MHESDELIRSLRAPDQRSCGRAAGGMGAAATDRLAMLDAASESIRLWSPLLIPGLLQTTLYSLAAIRSRTPSLPDEEAGRRMQHRLRRSESFLANFGAAGPSDAHAWFIMGEAALTQSVTNADFHAHQLGHLLSIIDTYPRIRVRVLPDDASNAGTMEPFSIHALADGPRVGHLESIVGGWYTTRAEDVTRLYSAFSVLGKSALEPNETRRVIEACLNECRARSGTERSSSSRVTATPTIACSSPAPRELPPSP
- a CDS encoding DUF397 domain-containing protein, translated to MFVARPTGVAPVAVKDGKTPDGPALVIPRGTWSSFVQWAGQ